A part of Paenibacillus sp. 481 genomic DNA contains:
- a CDS encoding DNA-binding protein encodes MKFTSKWFKCTIAVTIGASIFTTWAGGNNVVHAEGPLDPAPVIAPVGTPNGKKVLFDNTHAQTAGAADWVIDGAFSDFGNALAGTGYEVKELRKSTPIVLADLQSYDVFVIPEPNIPYKTSEQAAMLQYVQTGGSILFVSDHYNADRNKNRWDASEVFNGYRRGAWENPAKGMSNEEASSVAMQGVASTDWLADNFGVRFRYNGIGNVTANHIVPSDQSFGITESVYGFAMHAGSTLAITNPKIAKGIIYLPPTQDKWGHAVDQGIYNGGGVAEGPYVSISKVLAGKAAFIGDSSPVEDITPKYLREENGQAKKTYDGFKEVDDAKLLINLVNWLAKDEAYTSFEQVPGLQLDQPTALHSFEIPQNSTEPKAEPWAQPAAGYKWWDPSTFKKGSYGASGGGTTPTPNPDPTSTYALSYPNAVTAGQPFQVTVNVNGGTPNATLQLKLGIYVTGGKQIGQVQNDNGTWPTSYGYQNVSVTTDAQGKVSKTINVRTNPLDVGGATIRLREGSKNLVTKAITVN; translated from the coding sequence TTGAAATTTACATCAAAATGGTTCAAATGCACAATCGCAGTAACAATTGGAGCATCTATCTTTACGACATGGGCAGGAGGGAATAATGTAGTACACGCGGAAGGCCCGCTTGATCCAGCTCCTGTAATCGCACCAGTAGGCACGCCAAATGGGAAAAAAGTATTGTTTGATAATACACATGCTCAAACGGCAGGTGCAGCAGACTGGGTTATTGATGGTGCCTTTTCTGATTTCGGTAACGCATTAGCCGGAACGGGCTATGAAGTGAAGGAATTGCGCAAATCTACACCAATCGTATTGGCTGATTTGCAAAGCTACGACGTATTCGTCATTCCTGAGCCGAATATTCCGTACAAAACATCCGAACAAGCTGCGATGCTTCAGTATGTTCAAACAGGCGGCAGCATCTTGTTTGTTAGCGATCACTACAATGCGGACCGCAACAAAAACCGTTGGGACGCTTCCGAAGTGTTCAACGGCTACCGTCGTGGCGCTTGGGAGAACCCAGCTAAAGGCATGAGCAACGAAGAAGCTAGCTCTGTTGCTATGCAGGGCGTAGCAAGCACGGACTGGCTCGCTGATAACTTTGGTGTGCGTTTCCGTTACAACGGCATCGGCAACGTGACAGCGAATCACATCGTACCAAGCGATCAATCGTTCGGCATTACGGAAAGTGTATATGGCTTTGCTATGCATGCAGGCTCGACGCTAGCGATCACGAATCCAAAAATCGCGAAAGGCATTATCTACTTGCCACCGACGCAAGATAAGTGGGGTCACGCTGTCGATCAAGGTATCTACAACGGGGGCGGAGTTGCTGAAGGTCCGTACGTGTCGATTTCTAAAGTATTGGCAGGTAAAGCGGCATTTATCGGCGATTCCTCGCCAGTAGAAGATATTACGCCGAAATATTTGCGTGAAGAGAACGGTCAAGCTAAAAAGACGTATGACGGCTTTAAAGAAGTAGATGACGCTAAATTGTTGATCAACTTGGTTAACTGGTTGGCGAAAGACGAAGCGTATACAAGCTTTGAGCAAGTTCCGGGCTTACAATTGGATCAGCCAACAGCGCTGCACAGCTTTGAAATTCCACAAAACAGTACAGAGCCTAAAGCGGAGCCATGGGCACAACCAGCAGCAGGTTACAAATGGTGGGATCCTTCCACATTTAAAAAAGGTTCATACGGTGCTAGCGGAGGAGGAACAACTCCGACTCCAAATCCAGATCCAACGTCCACTTATGCACTTAGTTATCCGAACGCAGTAACGGCGGGCCAGCCCTTCCAAGTTACGGTTAATGTGAATGGTGGAACACCGAATGCAACACTGCAACTCAAGTTGGGTATTTATGTGACAGGTGGTAAACAAATCGGACAAGTGCAAAATGACAACGGAACATGGCCTACCTCATACGGTTACCAAAACGTTTCCGTAACGACGGATGCACAAGGAAAAGTGTCAAAAACGATTAACGTGCGTACAAATCCGCTTGATGTAGGCGGAGCTACGATTCGTCTTCGTGAAGGCAGCAAAAATCTCGTTACGAAAGCGATAACGGTAAATTAA
- the mgtE gene encoding magnesium transporter, whose protein sequence is MSDHNKNENNDKKATSSEKAEHVHKAEQVDKLNPYRHIENESGNPWSESDAQAILTGEKEYIRQQLRYWQPYDIAALYRAAGFANRARLLDALKRDQLTEMMRELEPMLQLEALRSLGHERAAEVLNRMDNDDAADMMAEVGDEAKEYLLSLMAREESDTVRQLLTYEPETAGGLMTNRYVWFYDRYTVREAVEKIKAFAELTKHVHYFYVVNEQKRLVGTLSYRELVLAAEDELISRLMNEKVISVTADQDQEDVARLFEHYDFISMPVVDAEDRLIGIVTVDDVIDVLREEANEDINKLSATGKAINFRTNAWTASRRRLPWLIMLLFLGLISGSIISRFEHTLQQAVALTFFMPMIAGMTGNTGTQSLAVVVRGLASEKLDRSTVVRLLRRELFVGLIIGTVCGLAVALIAGMWQSSLALGFVVGSSLFLTVIIGTMAGTAIPLLLYRLNVDPAVASGPLITTLNDIFSLTVYFGTATLFLSYLI, encoded by the coding sequence ATGTCCGACCACAACAAGAATGAAAATAACGACAAGAAGGCCACTAGCTCTGAGAAGGCTGAACATGTACATAAGGCAGAGCAAGTCGACAAGCTTAATCCTTATAGACATATTGAAAATGAGTCTGGCAACCCGTGGAGCGAAAGTGATGCGCAAGCTATCTTAACTGGCGAGAAGGAATATATTCGTCAGCAGCTGCGTTACTGGCAGCCTTATGATATAGCCGCGCTGTATCGAGCGGCGGGATTTGCAAATCGTGCGCGGTTGTTAGACGCCTTGAAGCGCGATCAATTGACAGAGATGATGCGTGAGCTGGAACCAATGCTTCAGCTCGAAGCGTTGCGCAGCCTCGGGCACGAGCGTGCGGCAGAAGTGCTTAACCGCATGGATAACGACGATGCGGCTGATATGATGGCCGAGGTTGGCGATGAGGCAAAAGAGTATTTGCTGTCTCTGATGGCACGTGAGGAGTCGGACACGGTACGGCAGTTGTTGACCTACGAGCCAGAGACTGCCGGCGGTTTGATGACGAACCGTTATGTCTGGTTCTACGATCGGTACACGGTGCGCGAAGCGGTGGAGAAAATAAAGGCGTTCGCAGAGCTGACGAAGCATGTGCACTATTTTTATGTCGTAAATGAACAAAAACGGCTTGTAGGTACCTTATCCTACCGCGAATTAGTGCTAGCTGCGGAGGACGAGCTTATTAGCCGTCTGATGAACGAAAAAGTAATTTCCGTCACGGCCGACCAAGACCAAGAAGATGTGGCGCGCTTATTTGAGCACTATGACTTTATTTCGATGCCAGTTGTCGATGCCGAAGACCGCCTAATCGGTATCGTGACGGTTGACGATGTGATCGACGTGTTGCGCGAAGAGGCTAACGAGGACATTAACAAATTGTCCGCCACAGGCAAGGCGATCAATTTTCGTACGAACGCTTGGACAGCCTCGCGTCGTCGTCTTCCGTGGCTCATTATGCTGCTGTTCCTCGGTTTAATTTCGGGCAGCATTATTAGTCGCTTTGAACATACGCTTCAGCAGGCTGTGGCCCTGACCTTTTTTATGCCGATGATAGCGGGCATGACTGGTAATACGGGCACGCAGTCGTTGGCTGTAGTTGTGAGGGGGCTTGCTTCTGAAAAATTAGACCGCAGCACGGTTGTGCGCCTCTTGCGACGTGAATTGTTCGTCGGACTCATAATCGGTACGGTATGCGGCTTAGCGGTGGCACTTATAGCGGGGATGTGGCAGTCCAGCTTGGCGCTCGGCTTTGTCGTCGGCAGCTCGCTCTTTTTGACGGTCATCATCGGAACGATGGCGGGCACGGCCATTCCGCTGTTATTGTATCGACTTAATGTCGACCCTGCGGTTGCATCGGGGCCGCTCATTACGACTTTAAATGACATTTTCTCTTTGACCGTTTATTTTGGTACGGCGACCCTCTTTTTATCGTATTTAATTTAG
- a CDS encoding MFS transporter: MHIPYKSLLKEKNFTYLLMGRLLKRSALILFSMEIIWLTMELTNNSPFYVSMMVIAETLPFLILGIYGGIKADVWNKKTIMVICDAATAILLITIPFLYSLGYINYVTLMVLAVGISICNCFAEPSFRAILPEILSKEKLQEGNALLDSIQRGASILVPASIGVVLKLTTQIHLFSLAFLFVLGAGIFHLLITYTPKKTDVDVPLQKEGTMTDLKLTIKYLRENKDISFIVIVQGLSILINTGLWRVGLPIYLETYLESGISTFGYITGILGAAAFISSILLGSFKRINPILIFNFGIIIWGIGLVSISIVPSIPVIYTATILIGIGQACEGLSRIIIIQDQVPKHMLGKVFSISSSINYASDTLSLGFISAILALVSIATVFSGGGLLIIVTGVIGAVSLKERYNKMKNEQLNEERLS, from the coding sequence ATGCATATTCCGTATAAGAGCTTGTTAAAAGAAAAAAACTTTACCTATTTATTGATGGGAAGGCTATTGAAAAGAAGTGCGTTAATTTTATTTAGCATGGAGATTATATGGTTGACTATGGAGTTAACTAATAATTCGCCGTTTTATGTATCAATGATGGTAATAGCAGAGACATTACCTTTTTTAATTTTAGGGATTTACGGTGGCATTAAGGCTGATGTGTGGAATAAAAAAACAATAATGGTGATTTGCGATGCGGCAACAGCAATTTTGTTGATAACCATTCCATTTTTATATTCATTAGGATATATAAACTATGTTACTTTAATGGTTTTAGCTGTTGGTATAAGTATTTGTAACTGTTTTGCTGAACCAAGTTTCAGAGCTATATTGCCAGAGATTTTGTCAAAAGAAAAGTTACAAGAAGGAAATGCGTTACTAGATTCGATTCAACGTGGGGCAAGTATTTTAGTTCCAGCCTCTATAGGTGTTGTCTTGAAATTAACTACTCAAATCCATTTATTTAGTTTGGCTTTTCTTTTCGTATTAGGCGCTGGTATTTTTCATTTACTAATAACTTACACACCAAAAAAGACAGACGTTGATGTGCCGCTTCAAAAAGAAGGCACAATGACGGATTTGAAATTGACTATCAAATATTTAAGGGAAAATAAAGATATTTCATTCATTGTGATTGTTCAAGGGCTAAGTATTTTAATCAATACTGGTTTATGGCGTGTTGGTCTACCTATTTATTTAGAAACATATTTGGAGAGCGGAATATCAACATTTGGTTATATAACAGGGATACTTGGTGCAGCAGCATTTATAAGTTCTATTTTACTGGGCTCATTTAAACGTATTAACCCGATACTTATATTTAATTTTGGTATTATTATATGGGGAATAGGACTTGTATCAATAAGTATTGTCCCCTCGATACCTGTCATATATACAGCTACAATTCTGATAGGAATAGGGCAGGCATGTGAGGGACTTTCTAGAATTATCATTATTCAAGATCAAGTGCCCAAACATATGTTAGGGAAAGTATTTAGTATATCTTCTTCAATAAATTATGCTAGTGATACACTTTCTCTCGGATTTATTAGTGCTATATTAGCTCTAGTGTCAATTGCTACTGTATTTTCTGGTGGTGGATTATTAATAATCGTAACAGGAGTAATTGGGGCTGTATCTTTAAAAGAGCGGTATAACAAAATGAAGAATGAACAATTAAACGAAGAAAGGTTGAGTTAA
- a CDS encoding putative quinol monooxygenase, producing MVDNKNGFVVNEGGGKRMFVRVVHFKSKAGMEEQLRKIGRDVLVPINKDAGCEQVHFLEPTADNHSFGVISIWDNKEQLDAMKNSERYRALIQDLTPLIESITDQLYLTE from the coding sequence GTGGTTGATAACAAAAATGGTTTCGTAGTCAATGAAGGAGGGGGAAAAAGAATGTTCGTTAGAGTCGTTCATTTCAAAAGCAAAGCAGGCATGGAAGAGCAATTACGGAAAATAGGGCGGGACGTTCTTGTACCTATTAATAAAGATGCAGGCTGTGAGCAAGTACATTTCCTAGAACCTACTGCTGATAATCACTCTTTTGGTGTAATAAGCATTTGGGACAATAAAGAGCAGTTAGATGCGATGAAAAATAGTGAAAGATATCGTGCTTTAATTCAGGATTTAACTCCATTGATTGAATCAATAACCGATCAGTTGTATCTTACGGAATAA
- a CDS encoding Rrf2 family transcriptional regulator, whose translation MKMTTGLEQAVYALLLLHRLPNQAMLSGESLSQLLHVSPTYLQKLMRKLVQAGLASSVPGVKGGFRLLASPEHIRTYDVYMAIEGVESLYRSNGVFRALFELKEEQNCLLNDVMEEAEHAWQTILTRTTIASLHDALIHTSSTDALHKMDSWLITKMVS comes from the coding sequence ATGAAAATGACGACTGGCTTAGAACAAGCCGTATATGCTCTCTTGCTACTTCATCGATTACCTAATCAAGCCATGTTGTCAGGCGAATCATTAAGTCAATTGTTACATGTTTCGCCAACTTATCTACAAAAGCTAATGAGAAAGCTTGTACAAGCAGGACTTGCGTCTTCAGTGCCAGGTGTAAAAGGTGGATTTCGTTTACTAGCTAGTCCTGAACATATTCGAACATACGATGTGTATATGGCCATAGAGGGTGTCGAATCTCTTTATCGCTCAAACGGCGTGTTTCGTGCCCTATTTGAATTAAAGGAAGAGCAAAACTGTCTACTCAATGATGTGATGGAAGAAGCAGAACATGCTTGGCAGACTATTTTAACACGTACAACGATCGCTTCTTTACATGATGCACTTATTCACACATCTTCTACTGACGCTCTCCATAAGATGGATTCGTGGTTGATAACAAAAATGGTTTCGTAG
- a CDS encoding DUF896 domain-containing protein yields MINILDRINVLARKNKGNGLTHSELEERDVLRQQYLQIIRGHVNTSFTGLTILDAHGHDVTPKKSKHDSA; encoded by the coding sequence ATGATTAACATTTTGGATCGAATCAACGTATTAGCTAGAAAAAATAAGGGGAACGGTCTAACACATTCCGAGTTAGAAGAACGCGATGTCTTGCGCCAACAGTATTTACAAATTATTCGGGGGCATGTCAATACTTCCTTTACAGGATTAACGATATTAGATGCTCATGGTCATGATGTTACTCCAAAAAAATCGAAGCATGATAGCGCATGA
- a CDS encoding LLM class flavin-dependent oxidoreductase: MKLSVLDQTPTSDGQTSAETLQHSIELAQLVDQLGYNRIWYSEHHGSENIASASPEILIAHIASVTNQIRVGSGGIMLMHYSPLKMAEVFKTLSTLYPNRIDFGVGRAPGGDRMSTYALHEGRQPKMDNQYDKLKDTIMLMTENIPDDSVYKRTLAAPAGAPLPEVWLLGSSGSSAAQAGRFGIGYSYAQFISGQLSASMLDAYRTNFTPSEIMATPQVNVGYFVMAAQTSEEAEYHAASLDLNLLFLEKGIPFQILSPEEAMNYSYTEMDKMRIQHNRSRFLVGSAKEVADTLRQHDEQFNINEAVIGTISHSHEARLQSYRLLATELL, translated from the coding sequence ATGAAATTAAGCGTCTTGGATCAAACACCAACTTCAGATGGACAGACTTCTGCTGAAACGTTACAACACTCGATTGAGTTGGCTCAATTAGTTGACCAATTAGGATATAACCGAATCTGGTACTCCGAGCATCACGGATCTGAAAATATAGCTAGTGCATCACCTGAAATCTTGATTGCTCATATCGCATCCGTCACGAATCAGATTCGTGTCGGGTCAGGTGGAATCATGCTTATGCACTACTCACCATTAAAAATGGCAGAAGTGTTTAAGACCTTATCGACGTTGTATCCAAATCGAATTGATTTTGGCGTCGGCCGTGCACCTGGCGGCGATCGGATGTCTACCTATGCTTTGCATGAGGGCAGGCAGCCCAAGATGGATAACCAATACGATAAACTAAAAGACACCATCATGCTGATGACTGAAAATATTCCCGATGATAGCGTGTATAAGCGTACATTGGCTGCTCCTGCGGGTGCTCCACTACCAGAAGTGTGGTTATTAGGCTCAAGCGGAAGCAGTGCTGCCCAAGCAGGACGATTCGGTATCGGCTATTCATATGCGCAATTTATTAGCGGGCAATTATCAGCTTCGATGCTGGATGCATATCGCACCAATTTCACGCCATCAGAAATCATGGCTACCCCACAAGTCAATGTAGGTTATTTCGTGATGGCGGCACAAACATCTGAAGAAGCTGAGTATCATGCAGCTAGTTTAGATTTGAATTTATTGTTCTTAGAAAAAGGAATTCCTTTTCAAATATTGTCGCCAGAAGAAGCAATGAATTATTCCTATACGGAAATGGATAAAATGCGTATTCAGCACAACCGTAGTCGATTCCTTGTAGGAAGCGCAAAAGAAGTAGCAGATACACTCCGTCAACACGACGAGCAATTTAATATCAATGAAGCTGTAATCGGAACAATCAGCCATAGTCATGAAGCAAGGCTACAGTCTTACCGTTTGCTTGCAACAGAACTTTTATAA
- a CDS encoding nitroreductase family protein: MKIVNRNANFYDVIKDRRSVRMFDPSFKMSDEEIKEIIAEAMLAPSGTNLNPWRFMVFTDPALKQKLLPMALGQQQVADASAVIVILGDMDAYTVENADKINQRAVDAGYMTTEIKDRINSSVEGYYGSVSEQTKREWHNLDGGLVAMQLMLAAKARGYDTVPMLGYSTEQFRKEFNVPDHLVNVIMIPVGKAAQPGFPTVRLGVDEVTTWNGKL; the protein is encoded by the coding sequence ATGAAAATAGTTAATCGTAATGCAAATTTTTATGACGTAATCAAGGACCGCCGTTCGGTGCGCATGTTTGACCCTTCGTTCAAGATGTCTGACGAAGAAATCAAAGAAATTATTGCAGAAGCTATGCTTGCTCCGAGTGGAACGAACCTAAATCCTTGGCGTTTTATGGTCTTTACAGACCCAGCTCTTAAACAAAAGCTGCTTCCAATGGCTTTGGGACAACAGCAAGTAGCTGATGCATCCGCAGTCATTGTGATATTGGGTGATATGGACGCTTATACCGTGGAGAACGCTGATAAAATCAATCAAAGAGCTGTAGATGCTGGTTATATGACGACAGAAATTAAAGACAGAATTAACAGCAGTGTAGAGGGTTACTACGGTTCTGTAAGTGAACAAACAAAAAGAGAATGGCACAATCTTGACGGTGGTCTCGTAGCGATGCAGTTGATGCTCGCAGCAAAAGCGAGAGGCTATGATACGGTACCTATGCTCGGCTATAGTACTGAACAATTCCGCAAAGAGTTTAATGTGCCAGACCATTTGGTCAACGTCATTATGATTCCAGTGGGTAAAGCAGCGCAACCAGGGTTCCCAACGGTGAGATTGGGTGTTGACGAAGTAACAACTTGGAATGGCAAGCTCTAA
- a CDS encoding winged helix-turn-helix transcriptional regulator, with the protein MEKQYNNRIEVVLEVIGGKWKAHILYHLARGPIRTGELKRLVTGITQKMLTEQLKELEQDGLISRKVYNQVPPKVEYSLTEYGESLKEVLKVLCDWGGEYIKYKYPNGEVVVRNSEGDI; encoded by the coding sequence ATGGAGAAGCAATATAACAACCGAATAGAAGTCGTTTTAGAGGTTATCGGGGGCAAATGGAAAGCGCATATTTTGTATCACTTAGCTAGAGGCCCCATTCGAACAGGAGAATTAAAACGGTTGGTAACGGGGATCACCCAAAAAATGCTGACCGAACAATTAAAAGAGCTTGAGCAAGATGGATTGATTTCGCGGAAAGTATACAATCAAGTTCCGCCAAAAGTTGAGTATTCACTTACGGAATATGGTGAGTCGTTGAAAGAGGTGTTGAAGGTGCTTTGTGATTGGGGCGGAGAGTATATTAAGTACAAGTATCCGAATGGTGAGGTTGTCGTGAGAAATAGTGAGGGTGATATTTAA
- a CDS encoding helix-turn-helix domain-containing protein, whose product MNRETTPLGELLQQYRFKANLSLAKLESLVKISKGGLSNIETGEQIANKRL is encoded by the coding sequence GTGAATCGTGAAACGACACCTTTGGGAGAACTGCTGCAACAATACAGGTTTAAAGCAAATCTGTCTTTAGCTAAATTAGAATCATTGGTTAAAATATCTAAAGGTGGATTGTCCAACATTGAAACTGGGGAGCAGATCGCGAATAAAAGATTGTGA
- a CDS encoding phosphatidylinositol kinase, translating to MNKYVGIQTHDGNKHDGFIAHVGQDHVILAIPTDEMMNPMQGSSRQFGFHSGFFPRRRFIQRRFPFPFIASLFLLPFFF from the coding sequence ATGAACAAATATGTTGGTATCCAAACCCATGACGGTAATAAGCATGATGGCTTCATCGCACACGTCGGTCAAGATCATGTCATACTTGCAATTCCTACCGATGAAATGATGAATCCGATGCAAGGTAGCTCCAGACAATTCGGATTTCATTCTGGCTTCTTTCCGAGACGCCGTTTTATTCAACGCCGTTTTCCCTTCCCGTTTATTGCGTCTTTGTTCTTACTTCCGTTCTTCTTCTAA